From the genome of Solanum lycopersicum chromosome 7, SLM_r2.1:
GTCTTGTTCATTAACTGCGTATAAGTTGACGCCAACCGGGTACGAATGGGGACGTGCTAACAAGGATACAGGAAGTAACCCTCATGGTTACCTGCCAACCCATTACGAGAAGGTCCAGATGCTGTTGAGTGACCGATTCCTTGGCTTTTATATGGTAAGTATGCAAGAAAGACTATTTAGTTGGATTTTTGATTGCTGCATCGGTGTGTTTCCTGCATGTTTGCGATATGCTTTCTCCAATCTAGATCCGAAtctaaattgatatattttggTGCAGGTACCTGATAATGGACCTTGGAATTACAACTTCATGGGAGTGAAACACACTGTTAGCATGAAATATGGAGTGAAGTTAGGAACTCCTCGCGAGTACTACAATGAGGATCACAGACCGACACATTTCCTGGAATTCAGTAATATGGAGGAAGGTGATACTGCTGAGGCAGATCGAGAGGACACATTTACATAATATACTGCTATCATTTTCCAATCAGAATGGTTACTTTTTGTGTTCTTGTATTGTTTAAGCTGTAATAGAGAGTGAGTGTAGTGGCGGATGGAACAAAGCtgtaaatatatgaaaatgatattGTGGCTTGATGCCACTGTATACTTTTTATCGGAGGATGAGCCTCTGCTAGCTTTTAGCTGGTATAGAATTTTACTATTTAGCTGGGCTCTGCTTGTTTGCAGTGAAACAAACAGAGGCTTGTACATTAGAGGAGGTAAAATTGTGTTTTGGGTATTCTGAATTTCCCTTAACCCTCTATcatctttttcttcaaattttgttaCTACTTGTACATTGATTATTGTTTGTTCCAATActgattttctttctttcgtatCATTGCCCATAAATGCAGACTGgtgtatttaaataatatttcacCAAAAATTTACAGCTTTGATGTAAAGATTTTCTTAGCCAAACACCCATGGCTAGAGAGGCTGTGAGGCACCACTGCAACTTCACTTTGTAACTTCCAAGTAAAGTGTATGGGGATCGACTTTTCGCAGCTTGTTGCTGCAGACTCTCTTTGAACAACACAATATGTTTCCTATTTAATGATCTGCTGATGCTTATGGATGATGTACTTCCATGAGTGGTGCTATATGTATCTGAATAGAAAGCAAAACAGAGTAAGGCTCTGATACTCGTCTTTATCTATATAATAAAAGACATACACTTTGAAAGAACAAAACAGAGCCAAAAGTGAAATGACGTCTAAGGAATTCTCCATATGCATAAGATCGTAGAGCTCAAATACGGGACACAGGTAAAGAACAACTGCATCTCCATACAAAAACTAGTTTTACAAGATACCTTTATTTGTTCTAACAGATTTATTCCTGAAACAGAAAGGTCAAGAACTTGAAAGAGTTTTCGAGGCAAATTTCTTTCAGTAGGATCAAACTGTGAAACCTACCCTTAAAGAATTAGAATAACCAAATCAGACACAAAGGTCAAAGAATTTAGAAATTTCTTATGCACCTTTAAGAGGTGCATTTCAGTAAGTGGGGATCAAAATTCCAAATTCATCCCTAAAGAATTGAGGGCAACAAACTCTCAGCTGTTACCAATGCATAGGGTGAGTGCAGTCACAAAACTCAACCTGTCACCCTAAACATATAAACTCTTAGATAAATATCAAGAACAACAGCTAAATAACCAAACCGTCCGACTACATCATGAAGGAAGACACAACAACATTCATCTCCAAGgatcaaattttaaaagacCAAATACAGTTTGAAAGAAGCAGATTGAAAAGATAAGTCCACACCTTTGTTAGTTCAGTAAAATCTGTCAGTTCAGAAACCCTTCGTACGTGCCGAGCTTAATGTCCGCAAGAGTGCTGAAGCTAGGAGGATCAGATCTGCCTTTCCTATGCTGAATCAAGGAGAATAATTTCTTCATCCCATCCACAGCCTAAAGTTCCAAGCACATTAACGATTTCCTCGATCCTCGAGTTCGCAAAATTGCCAATTGTGAACTTCTCAACAGATCCCTTCACTTCAATAAGACTATGACCAGCCTCCTTCTTTAAACCACAACTCTTCAGCATTTTTCTTGCCTCTGCTACACTATCCCACTTCTCGTCTGAAGCATATAAGTTTGATAACAAAACATAAGGCGAAGTAGAAACTGGTTGAAGCTGTAGGAGCTTCTTAGCCATTCTTTCCCCAATTACAACATCACCATGCAGCCGACAAGCTGAAAGTAAGCAACCTAAAACAACTGAATCATTCCCAAAGGGATACCTTTGCATGTGTTCTTCAGCATCTTTCAGTCTCCCAGCTCGTCCTAGTAAATCAATGAGGCAAGAGAAATGTTCAATGTCGGGAGTAACCCCATAAATCTCGTTCATAGTATTGAAGTAATATAGGCCCTCATCTACAAGCCCTGCATGATTGCAAGCGATTAAAAGTCCGAGAAATGTGACAGAATCAGGCTTTAAACCATCACTCATCATCTCCTTGAATAATTTCATAACTTTTTTCCCATGGCCATGGTTAGCAAATGCAGCAATGACACTATTCCATGAGACAAGGTTACGAAAAGTCATTAGCCTAAAAGTTGTATATGCGTACTGGATACAGCCACATTTAGCATACATGTTGACAAGGGCATTGACAACACCAATATCCACACTTGAGCTTTTTCTAATAAGATGAGCATGTATTTGCCGCCCAAATTGCAGCGAACCCATGCCAGCACATGCAGAAAGCAGACTAGCATAGGTAAACTCATCAGGCCCTCCATCAAAATATTCCACCATCTCTCTAAAAACAACCAAGGCCTTAGAATGATCATCACAACGAGAACAAGCAGCAATAAGAGTATTCCATGAAATGACATCTTTCTCTTTGATTGATCTGAAAATTTTGTCAGCTTCATTTAGCAAGTTCAAATTTGAGTACATTGTCATTATTATATTGCCTATAAAGGCAGTCCCATCAAGTTTGAGCTTGATTGTTTGGCTATGCAATTGCATTCCTTTCCCCAAATCATGTGCAGTATTGCAGGTTCCCAATAAGCCGACAAAGGTAAAGCGGTCCGGAACCAACCCTTGTTCGCACATACTTCTGTAGACTTCAAATGCTTTCTCTCTTTGATTACTTTCTACCAAACCCATTATGATTGTGTTGTAAGAGACATCAGTAAGACTAGGTGTCAATGCAAAAACTGATAGAGCATCACTACATTGACCATTTTTCATGTACATTGAAATCAGAGAGTTGGACACAAACGAAATGGACGAACACCCTAATTTGATAGACTGGGAATGTATTTGTCTACCAAGTTTCAAGGCCAAGAGGTTAGCACATGAGCTAAGAGCACTAGCAAGGACAAATTCATTGGGCTCTAGTGGCATTTGGGAGTAGAGGCTGATAGCCATAAGGTGTTTCCCATCTTGATCATAACCAGCGATCATGGCCGACCAGGTAACGAGATTTCTTTTGGACATCTCATTAAAAATCTGACTGGCAAAGTTAATATTTCCACACTTGGCATACATGTTGAGGATGTGATTGGATATGAGAACATCACCCTGTAAGCCTGACTTGATTGCAGCTGCATGAAGAGAGAGTCCATAATGGAATCCCTTGGTCTTAGAACAATGATGCAATAGTGAACCAAGAATTTCTGGTACCATTTACCATACACGAAGGGAAGTTCTCATGTACTAATACATCTCTTGTATCAAAAAGGTCTTCACTCAAGCAAATAAACCTGCACGAAAGGTTCAGCAAATAAGGGCAGAGGACAAAAGCAAAACcgttcataattataattataactaaTTCAAAAAAAGTACAAGTTTTTGTTGAGGAATTGACAAAATGCACAACAACAATGTgaagatattttttatctttgttcaattaattaatagttGAGTAAATAATTAGTTAGTCTGTTATAAATCAAGTTAGTTAGTTAGAATCTTAACTAGCAACTTAACTCTTCACTTAGTGGGTCTATATAAacagattcttgtacatgtgtATTGAATTGAATCAATAGAGAAAAGCTTCCACAAATTACTCTctctatcttcttcttcattactTTGATATTctctatcttcttcttcattactttgttatggtatcagagcagttTTGAGCTCAATTTACATCTGTAACAAACAATTCTTCTTCTCCATTGATGCCGACTTCATCCATGGCAGATGGAATCAATTTACCGACAGATTCGGCGGCAAGACCAGGATCTGTAGCACTTATCGATTATCACCATCCTTTGTATTTGAGTGCATCGAATGGACCAGGTTCATTGCCGGTAGGGATACAACTTGTTGGAATGGAGAACTACATGTTGTGGACTCGAGCAATGAAGATCGCACTTATAGGAAGAAACAAATTGGGTTTCGTTGACGGATCGATCACTAGATCGACATATGGATCTGCTTTTGAACACCTTTGGGATCGTTGTAATGCTATTGTTGTCTCGTGGTTGACGGGCAATGTTAGTCGCGATCTACTAAGTGGTATTCTATTTCGATCAGATGCACATCTGATCTGGAAGGAACTTGAAGAAAGGTTTAATAAGATCAATGGATCGAGGTTGTATGCGCTACACAAGGAAATTTTCACGTTAACACAAGGGACACATCCAGTCTCTGTTTTCTATTGTAAGCTCAAGGATCTATGGGATGAGTATGATTCGATGATGCCTCCTCCTGCGTGTAATTGTGAAAAATCAAAGGATTATCTTGCTCAACTTCAATATCAAAGGCTGCTACAATTCTTAATGGGGCTGAATGATAGTTACAATCAAGCTCGAAGCCAAATTCTCTTGAAATCGAAAATGTTGAGTGTTAACCAGGCATATGCCTTAATTGTGCAGGATGAAAGTCAAAAATTAGCTGCTATCAATACATCCACTTCATATGAAGCTGCATCAACtgttttttttacttcaaaGAACTCAGGATCTAAGAAGAAGAATTGGAACTCTGTTTGTGATTTTTGTCACATGAAAGGACATTCAAGAGAAGATTGTTTCAAATTAATGAAGTGTGATCATTGTGGAAAGACAGGACACTTAATTGGGAAATGCTACCAACTGATAGGATATCCTGCTGATTACAAATTCAAAGGGAAAAATGTTCAAGCTAACCTTGTTAATGTTCAGCAGGAAGGGCAGGTGACTATCTCTGAAGATCAATACAAGGAATATGCTATATGGAAGCAGATGAGGGATAAAGCTTCAACGTCTGAGGCTAGTGCCAATATGACAGGTAAGTGCTTCACGGACTCATACACTAATTGGATAGTAGACTCTGGAGCATCTAATCATATAATTGGGAATAAACATCTGTTAGTGGATGATGGTACAATAGGTAGTGCAGGGAGTGTACAGTTACCTACTGGAGAATCTGCTAAAATCAGTCACACTGGAAATTATTCACTATCAGGAGGTGATTCTCTTAAAGATGTTCTTTGTGTGCCTACTTTTAAGTTCAACCTGATGTCggtttcaaaagtgacaaaagATATGAACTGTTGTGTTAAGTTCTACCCTGAACACTGTGTGTTTCAGGATCTTTGCACTGGGAGAGTGAAGGTGACTGGTAGGGAGCAAGATGGACTTTACATACTGAACACAAGAAACAATGATCATTCCATGACTGAAGGGAAGTCCATGAATGTATCTAGACCACTTCCTGATCTATGGCATAGAAGGCTAGGACATGTTCCCATGGCAGTTTTAAGAAGAATGCCGGTTTTTCATAATAT
Proteins encoded in this window:
- the LOC101262128 gene encoding pentatricopeptide repeat-containing protein At4g33170-like, which encodes MVPEILGSLLHHCSKTKGFHYGLSLHAAAIKSGLQGDVLISNHILNMYAKCGNINFASQIFNEMSKRNLVTWSAMIAGYDQDGKHLMAISLYSQMPLEPNEFVLASALSSCANLLALKLGRQIHSQSIKLGCSSISFVSNSLISMYMKNGQCSDALSVFALTPSLTDVSYNTIIMGLVESNQREKAFEVYRSMCEQGLVPDRFTFVGLLGTCNTAHDLGKGMQLHSQTIKLKLDGTAFIGNIIMTMYSNLNLLNEADKIFRSIKEKDVISWNTLIAACSRCDDHSKALVVFREMVEYFDGGPDEFTYASLLSACAGMGSLQFGRQIHAHLIRKSSSVDIGVVNALVNMYAKCGCIQYAYTTFRLMTFRNLVSWNSVIAAFANHGHGKKVMKLFKEMMSDGLKPDSVTFLGLLIACNHAGLVDEGLYYFNTMNEIYGVTPDIEHFSCLIDLLGRAGRLKDAEEHMQRYPFGNDSVVLGCLLSACRLHGDVVIGERMAKKLLQLQPVSTSPYVLLSNLYASDEKWDSVAEARKMLKSCGLKKEAGHSLIEVKGSVEKFTIGNFANSRIEEIVNVLGTLGCGWDEEIILLDSA